The Tumebacillus amylolyticus genome window below encodes:
- a CDS encoding murein hydrolase activator EnvC family protein, translated as MQARKSRFTRTMVFGLTTAAALAMTFPSAVFADIDDLKTQQQQQQQQLDAAKQREQDAKQKKDQFQKQINVNANDINKLTADIDAKETEITKLQGSIYTKNQEIEITQGKLTEAEARVKERDKVLKQRLKMMYEQGEVQYLDVLLDATSFSDFLDRFDTLAIIYQQDTEILKKNKADRDTIEATKKKLEDDRNTLTAMKTQQVEQKSELDGLKAQKVALNQQLETDKSAQERIEQEAQQMQDDAIKQIYAISQQISAEQNKQNTTPTQSAGGPFIWPLPGVSTITDEFGDRIDPFTGQRMGHNGMDIAGPQGTTVVAAQTGKVITAGWVTGFGNCIIIDHGGGLWSLYGHLMNGGILVSVGQQVTQGDAIGKEGSTGRSTGPHLHFGVYENGVVVNPRKYL; from the coding sequence ATGCAAGCTCGCAAGTCGCGTTTCACCCGCACGATGGTCTTCGGCCTCACCACGGCCGCAGCCTTGGCGATGACGTTTCCGTCCGCCGTTTTTGCCGACATCGACGACCTGAAAACCCAGCAACAGCAACAACAGCAGCAACTCGATGCCGCCAAACAGCGCGAACAGGATGCCAAACAGAAAAAAGATCAATTCCAAAAACAGATCAACGTCAACGCCAACGACATCAACAAATTAACGGCTGACATCGATGCGAAAGAAACGGAAATCACCAAACTGCAAGGCTCCATCTACACGAAAAACCAAGAGATCGAAATCACCCAAGGCAAGCTCACCGAAGCGGAAGCCCGGGTCAAAGAGCGCGACAAAGTCCTCAAGCAACGCCTCAAGATGATGTACGAGCAAGGCGAAGTGCAATACCTCGACGTCCTGCTCGACGCGACATCGTTCTCCGATTTTCTCGACCGCTTCGACACGCTGGCGATCATCTACCAGCAAGACACGGAAATCCTCAAGAAAAACAAAGCGGACCGTGACACGATCGAAGCGACCAAGAAAAAACTCGAGGACGACCGCAACACGCTGACGGCGATGAAGACGCAACAAGTCGAGCAGAAGTCTGAACTCGACGGACTCAAAGCCCAAAAAGTCGCGCTCAACCAGCAATTGGAGACGGACAAATCCGCCCAAGAGCGCATCGAGCAAGAAGCACAGCAAATGCAAGACGACGCCATCAAGCAAATCTACGCGATCTCGCAACAGATCTCGGCCGAACAGAACAAGCAAAACACCACCCCGACCCAGTCGGCGGGCGGTCCTTTTATCTGGCCGCTTCCGGGAGTCTCAACGATCACCGACGAATTCGGCGACCGCATCGACCCGTTCACCGGCCAACGCATGGGCCACAACGGGATGGACATTGCAGGTCCGCAGGGCACGACGGTTGTTGCGGCGCAGACCGGCAAAGTCATCACCGCCGGCTGGGTCACCGGGTTTGGCAACTGCATCATCATCGACCACGGGGGCGGCCTCTGGTCGCTGTACGGCCATCTCATGAACGGCGGCATCCTCGTCTCTGTCGGTCAACAAGTGACACAGGGCGATGCGATCGGCAAGGAAGGCTCGACCGGACGCTCCACCGGCCCGCACCTGCACTTCGGCGTGTATGAAAACGGCGTCGTCGTGAACCCGCGCAAATATCTGTAG
- the ftsX gene encoding permease-like cell division protein FtsX: protein MKIRTMGRHGREGLRNLSRNGWMTFASISAVTVTLLLLGIFLVLAYNVQQFSKQLESQVEMNVYVKEGAARADVLELERQLKSLPELSSVTYVSKESGLDQLRDKLAENANLLEGLDSENPLPDKFILKAKDPQTIATVAKKVQTLPLVDKVNYGKDTVEKMFKGINFVRNAGAVFVVGLCFTALFLISNTIKVTIFARRREIEIMKLVGATNWFIRWPFLIEGLMIGVFGALIPTALISFGYQYILGSYPGFMYFTFAPISLIYSVAAILISIGALIGMIGSVMSISRFLRI from the coding sequence ATGAAAATTAGAACCATGGGCCGTCACGGCCGCGAAGGTCTGCGCAACCTCAGCCGCAACGGCTGGATGACGTTCGCGTCGATCTCGGCCGTCACCGTCACGCTGCTTTTGCTCGGGATCTTTTTGGTCCTCGCCTACAACGTCCAACAGTTCTCCAAGCAACTCGAATCTCAAGTCGAAATGAACGTCTACGTCAAGGAAGGCGCCGCACGCGCCGACGTACTGGAACTGGAACGTCAACTGAAGAGTCTCCCGGAGCTCAGCTCCGTCACTTATGTATCAAAGGAATCGGGCCTCGACCAACTCCGCGACAAACTCGCCGAGAACGCCAACCTCCTCGAAGGTTTGGACTCCGAGAACCCGCTGCCCGACAAGTTCATTCTCAAAGCGAAGGACCCGCAGACCATTGCAACCGTCGCCAAAAAAGTCCAAACCTTGCCGCTCGTCGACAAAGTCAATTACGGCAAAGACACCGTCGAGAAAATGTTCAAGGGCATCAATTTCGTCCGCAACGCTGGTGCCGTGTTTGTCGTAGGACTGTGCTTTACGGCGCTGTTCCTGATCTCGAACACGATCAAAGTCACGATCTTCGCTCGTCGACGCGAGATCGAGATTATGAAGTTGGTAGGGGCAACCAACTGGTTCATCCGCTGGCCGTTCTTGATCGAAGGTTTGATGATCGGCGTCTTCGGCGCATTGATTCCGACGGCGTTGATCTCATTTGGCTACCAGTACATCCTCGGCAGTTATCCGGGCTTCATGTACTTCACCTTCGCACCGATTAGCTTGATCTATTCGGTCGCGGCCATCTTGATCTCCATCGGAGCTTTGATTGGGATGATCGGCTCTGTCATGTCGATCAGCCGTTTCTTGCGAATTTAA
- the ftsE gene encoding cell division ATP-binding protein FtsE, with protein MIEMHDVWKTYPNGAVALQGISVRIDKGEFVYVVGPSGAGKSTFIKLMYREERPSKGSIFVNGFNIERLKERKIPLLRRQIGVVFQDFKLLPTKTVRENVAFALEVIEASPKKIRTRVAEVLELVGLSEKATALPTELSGGQQQRVSIARALINNPSVIIADEPTGNLDPETSWDIMRLFEEINNRGTTIVMATHNKEIVNTLKKRVLAVEGGQIVRDQKRGVYGYEN; from the coding sequence ATGATCGAGATGCACGACGTATGGAAGACCTACCCCAACGGCGCTGTTGCCCTGCAAGGGATCAGCGTGCGGATTGATAAGGGGGAGTTCGTCTATGTGGTCGGTCCCAGCGGCGCCGGCAAATCGACTTTTATCAAGCTCATGTACCGTGAGGAACGTCCGTCCAAAGGCTCCATCTTTGTCAACGGATTTAACATCGAACGTCTCAAAGAACGCAAAATTCCGTTGCTCCGCCGCCAAATCGGCGTCGTCTTCCAAGACTTTAAGCTCCTGCCGACCAAGACCGTCCGAGAAAATGTCGCGTTCGCGCTCGAAGTCATTGAAGCGTCTCCGAAAAAAATTCGCACCCGCGTCGCCGAAGTGCTTGAACTCGTCGGCCTCAGCGAAAAAGCAACGGCTCTGCCGACCGAATTGTCCGGCGGCCAACAACAGCGCGTCTCCATCGCGCGCGCTCTGATCAACAACCCGTCCGTCATCATCGCGGACGAGCCGACCGGCAACCTCGACCCGGAAACTTCGTGGGACATCATGCGCCTGTTCGAAGAGATCAACAACCGAGGCACGACCATCGTCATGGCGACCCACAACAAGGAAATCGTCAACACGCTAAAAAAACGCGTCCTCGCCGTCGAGGGTGGACAAATCGTCCGCGACCAGAAACGGGGGGTCTACGGCTATGAAAATTAG
- a CDS encoding metal ABC transporter permease, with protein sequence MFEMLQYGFLQNAFLAGIMIAVVAPVIGVYLVLRRQSLMADTLSHVSLAGVAIGALIGTYPMVTAMIAALLGAVLVDTLRRSFKAYSELSIAILMSGGLASAVVLMSFNKGASRGFTSYLFGSIIAVSTTDLLIMAGVVLLCGLFFWFFWRPMYVLTFDEETAQVSGVPARTLSLAFSLLAGLVVAVAMPIVGVLLVSSLMILPAAISMRISRGFTMTVWVAVLTGLFAVLGGLTASYQLDIPPGGTIVLLLLVVLVVVLIVKRLFSLGAASVGTDANVLRSKTVEER encoded by the coding sequence ATGTTCGAGATGTTGCAGTACGGCTTTTTACAAAATGCATTTCTCGCAGGCATCATGATTGCCGTGGTTGCGCCGGTGATTGGCGTGTATCTCGTTTTGCGCAGACAATCGCTGATGGCGGATACGCTGTCCCACGTTTCGCTTGCGGGCGTGGCGATCGGGGCTTTGATCGGGACGTACCCGATGGTGACCGCGATGATTGCGGCGTTGCTCGGGGCGGTTTTGGTCGATACACTTCGCCGCTCGTTCAAAGCGTACAGCGAACTGTCGATTGCCATCCTGATGTCGGGAGGCTTGGCGTCGGCGGTTGTGCTGATGAGTTTCAACAAGGGAGCGAGCCGTGGATTCACGTCGTATCTGTTCGGCTCGATCATCGCGGTGAGCACGACCGATTTGCTGATCATGGCAGGGGTTGTGTTGCTCTGCGGGCTGTTCTTCTGGTTTTTCTGGCGGCCGATGTACGTGCTGACATTTGATGAAGAGACCGCACAAGTAAGCGGAGTTCCGGCGCGGACGTTGTCGCTGGCGTTTTCGCTGCTCGCAGGTCTCGTCGTGGCGGTTGCCATGCCGATCGTCGGCGTGTTGCTGGTCTCGTCGTTGATGATTCTGCCGGCGGCAATCTCCATGCGAATCTCACGCGGATTCACGATGACCGTCTGGGTCGCCGTGCTCACCGGCCTCTTCGCAGTTCTCGGCGGCCTCACCGCTTCGTACCAACTCGACATCCCGCCGGGCGGCACGATTGTCTTGCTGCTGCTGGTCGTGCTCGTGGTGGTCCTGATCGTGAAGCGGCTGTTCAGCCTCGGAGCGGCGAGCGTCGGGACGGATGCGAATGTGTTGAGAAGCAAGACGGTGGAAGAGAGATAG
- a CDS encoding ATP-binding cassette domain-containing protein, translating into MKLAEMRDVVFGYGQTPVLDQLQVQVGTSEFIGLTGPNGSAKTTTLKLLLGLLTPQHGSVELSPTGPKGKPLVLGYVPQNIASFNAGFPSTVYELVRSGLYTRKRWFGLLPSDEVARVEQVLKQVGMWEHRKRKIGELSGGQKQRVCLARSLVLEPDLLVLDEPTTGMDVEARTSFYDLIQHQVQHHGRTVLMVTHDLEETLPRLTRLLVLDKRIRFDGTPQQFQDRMDLRAKTETLPLYCCYDDEEGVE; encoded by the coding sequence GTGAAATTGGCCGAGATGCGAGATGTGGTCTTCGGATATGGTCAGACTCCGGTACTGGATCAGTTACAAGTGCAAGTGGGGACATCAGAATTCATCGGTCTGACCGGCCCGAACGGCTCGGCCAAGACGACAACGCTCAAGCTGTTGCTGGGTCTTCTCACACCGCAACACGGCTCTGTGGAACTGAGTCCCACAGGCCCCAAGGGAAAGCCGCTGGTTCTCGGGTACGTTCCGCAGAACATCGCCTCCTTTAATGCAGGGTTCCCGAGCACGGTCTATGAGTTGGTGCGCTCGGGGCTGTACACCCGCAAGCGTTGGTTCGGCTTGTTGCCGTCCGATGAAGTGGCGCGCGTCGAGCAAGTTCTGAAGCAGGTCGGCATGTGGGAGCATCGCAAGCGCAAAATCGGCGAGCTCTCCGGTGGACAAAAGCAACGCGTCTGCTTGGCACGGTCTTTGGTTTTGGAGCCTGATTTGCTCGTTTTGGATGAACCGACGACCGGGATGGACGTGGAGGCGCGGACTTCGTTTTATGATTTGATTCAGCATCAAGTGCAGCATCACGGACGGACGGTGTTGATGGTCACGCACGACTTGGAAGAGACGTTGCCGCGCCTGACGCGTTTGCTCGTGCTCGACAAGCGAATTCGATTCGACGGGACACCGCAACAGTTTCAAGATCGCATGGATCTGCGAGCGAAGACGGAAACTCTGCCCCTCTACTGCTGTTACGATGACGAAGAGGGGGTTGAGTAG
- a CDS encoding metal ABC transporter substrate-binding protein, whose amino-acid sequence MKKWWKLAMCGLLTSSLFAVGCTDLNMNDDSDGPHKVRVVTSFYPMYEFAKQIGGDLVDVTVLVPSGMEPHDWEPKPKDVAKVQEADVFVYNGAGFESWVDNVLGTVTSPSLKVVEASNGIQLLENKDENHDGHEDAVAFGQPSQMMDPHVWLDPKLAQQEVRTIANALEKKDPAHAEVYKKNAADYIAQLADLDQAFTDEFTGAPNKEFVTSHTAFGYMAKSYGLTQVPIAGLSPEQEPSAGDMRDIVNLVKAHNVKTIFFETLASPKVAETVAREVGAKTGVLNPLEGLTEDEKAQGLDYIGVQKQNLTALKQALSEA is encoded by the coding sequence ATGAAGAAATGGTGGAAACTAGCAATGTGTGGTTTGCTAACCTCGAGTTTGTTTGCCGTAGGTTGTACAGACCTGAATATGAACGATGACAGTGACGGCCCGCATAAGGTTCGAGTCGTGACGAGTTTTTACCCGATGTATGAGTTTGCCAAGCAAATCGGCGGCGATCTCGTCGATGTGACGGTGCTCGTTCCGTCGGGCATGGAGCCGCACGATTGGGAACCGAAACCCAAGGACGTGGCCAAGGTACAGGAAGCGGACGTTTTTGTTTACAACGGCGCAGGATTTGAGTCGTGGGTGGACAATGTGCTGGGGACGGTCACGAGCCCGTCTTTGAAAGTCGTGGAAGCGTCGAACGGGATTCAACTCTTGGAGAACAAAGACGAGAACCACGACGGTCATGAGGACGCTGTGGCATTCGGGCAGCCCAGTCAAATGATGGACCCGCATGTCTGGCTCGACCCGAAACTGGCACAGCAAGAAGTTCGAACCATCGCCAACGCCTTGGAGAAAAAAGACCCGGCCCACGCCGAGGTCTACAAGAAAAACGCAGCCGATTACATCGCGCAGCTGGCAGACCTCGACCAAGCGTTCACCGACGAGTTTACCGGCGCGCCGAACAAGGAATTCGTCACGTCGCACACCGCGTTTGGCTATATGGCGAAATCATACGGTCTGACGCAAGTGCCGATTGCCGGCCTATCGCCGGAACAAGAGCCGAGTGCAGGCGATATGAGGGATATCGTCAATCTTGTGAAGGCGCACAACGTGAAGACGATTTTCTTTGAGACGTTGGCTTCTCCGAAAGTGGCGGAAACGGTCGCTCGCGAAGTCGGGGCCAAAACGGGGGTTTTGAACCCGCTCGAAGGATTGACAGAGGACGAAAAAGCCCAAGGGCTTGATTATATCGGAGTGCAGAAACAAAACCTCACCGCGCTGAAACAAGCGCTGAGTGAGGCGTAA
- a CDS encoding metal ABC transporter substrate-binding protein, with the protein MEKRWLKSLTFTTLGLGLAVTTVALTGCDIGTSSTVSGDKVKVYTTMAAEADFAKQIGKDHVDVTTWLPFDTNVWQWAPTLADQKNLESADMFIRNGVHVEDRWWSQVEAEMKIKNKKLAVVDASTGIDKLQLQRFVNPDVSDEERNKPRKDPYFYLDPVNAKKEVDTIEAALEAKAPKFKDDFKKNAEDLKKQLDDLDKQFKDMASKAKHKEIVSPYPAFQYLAQQYGLKNYVPDTFNATKFPWDDPAKSEAIKADLAKHDLKTVFFEQDAAPRVKEFLFEMGYVAGALGTYQGGQDPTGYKTYVETMKANLKVLDEGLNAN; encoded by the coding sequence ATGGAAAAACGTTGGTTGAAATCGCTTACCTTTACTACCTTGGGCCTCGGCCTGGCTGTGACGACGGTTGCCCTCACCGGATGCGACATCGGAACATCTTCGACCGTTTCGGGCGACAAAGTGAAAGTGTATACGACGATGGCGGCAGAAGCTGATTTTGCAAAACAGATCGGCAAAGATCACGTGGATGTGACGACTTGGCTGCCGTTTGACACGAACGTTTGGCAGTGGGCCCCGACGCTTGCCGACCAGAAAAACCTGGAGAGCGCCGACATGTTCATCCGCAACGGTGTACATGTGGAAGATCGCTGGTGGAGCCAAGTAGAAGCCGAGATGAAGATCAAGAACAAAAAGCTCGCCGTCGTCGACGCCTCTACCGGCATCGACAAGCTCCAACTTCAACGCTTTGTCAACCCAGACGTTTCGGATGAAGAGCGCAACAAACCGCGCAAAGACCCGTACTTCTACCTCGACCCGGTCAACGCCAAGAAGGAAGTTGACACCATCGAGGCCGCTCTGGAAGCAAAAGCGCCGAAGTTCAAAGATGATTTCAAGAAAAACGCCGAGGACCTCAAAAAGCAACTCGACGATCTCGACAAGCAATTCAAAGACATGGCATCCAAAGCCAAGCACAAAGAAATTGTCTCGCCGTATCCGGCATTCCAATACCTGGCTCAACAATACGGTCTCAAAAACTACGTCCCGGACACGTTCAACGCCACGAAGTTCCCGTGGGACGACCCGGCCAAATCCGAGGCGATCAAAGCAGACCTCGCCAAGCATGACCTGAAAACCGTCTTCTTCGAACAAGACGCCGCACCGCGGGTCAAAGAATTCCTGTTCGAAATGGGCTACGTAGCGGGCGCTCTCGGCACCTACCAAGGCGGCCAAGATCCGACCGGGTACAAAACCTACGTCGAAACGATGAAAGCAAATCTCAAGGTGCTCGACGAAGGTCTCAACGCGAACTAA